A single genomic interval of Tsukamurella paurometabola harbors:
- a CDS encoding acyl-CoA dehydrogenase family protein, giving the protein MTSLWESDERLALRKTVTAFTEREILPNLDEWEAGGLLPRELHKKAGDLGLLGVSFPESVGGGDGDPRDALIVCEAMHEAGGSGGLFASLFTCGISVPHIILAGTDEQKQKWVAPVLAGDRISSLGITEPGGGSDVGHLTTTARKDGDHYIVNGAKTFITSGIRADWVVTAVRTGGEGAGGISLLVIPKGLDGFEVSAPLKKMGWHASDTAELSFTDVRVPAENLIGPEGSGFLLIGAAFVTERLALAVQAYSHAQRCLDLTLDWVRERETFGAPLITRQAVQNTVTEMRRKIEVARVYSRHVADLYAEALESGGPAAAAELVPQACFAKNTAVECGEWVANEAVQLFGGHGYMSEYEVSRHYRDVRILGIGGGTTQILTTLAANRLGYK; this is encoded by the coding sequence ATGACCAGCCTGTGGGAGTCCGACGAGCGGCTCGCGCTGCGGAAGACGGTGACCGCGTTCACCGAACGTGAGATCCTGCCGAACCTGGACGAGTGGGAGGCCGGCGGGTTGCTCCCCCGCGAACTCCACAAGAAGGCGGGCGACCTCGGCCTCCTCGGCGTCTCCTTCCCCGAGTCGGTGGGCGGCGGCGACGGCGACCCCCGCGACGCGCTCATCGTGTGCGAGGCGATGCACGAGGCGGGCGGCTCCGGTGGCCTGTTCGCGTCGCTGTTCACCTGCGGGATCTCGGTGCCGCACATCATCCTCGCCGGCACCGACGAGCAGAAGCAGAAGTGGGTGGCCCCGGTCCTCGCCGGCGACAGGATCAGCTCACTCGGTATCACCGAGCCCGGCGGCGGCTCCGACGTGGGACACCTCACGACCACCGCCCGCAAGGACGGCGACCACTACATCGTCAACGGCGCCAAGACGTTCATCACCTCCGGCATCCGCGCGGACTGGGTGGTCACAGCGGTCCGCACGGGCGGCGAGGGCGCCGGCGGGATCAGCCTGCTGGTGATCCCCAAGGGCCTGGACGGATTCGAGGTGAGCGCCCCACTGAAGAAGATGGGCTGGCACGCCTCGGACACCGCCGAGCTCTCCTTCACGGACGTCCGCGTCCCCGCCGAGAACCTCATCGGCCCCGAGGGCAGCGGTTTCCTCCTCATCGGCGCCGCCTTCGTCACCGAACGGCTCGCCCTCGCGGTGCAGGCCTACTCGCACGCGCAGCGCTGTCTCGACCTCACCCTCGACTGGGTCCGCGAGCGCGAGACCTTCGGCGCCCCGCTCATCACCCGGCAGGCCGTGCAGAACACGGTCACCGAGATGCGACGGAAGATCGAGGTCGCCCGCGTGTACAGCCGGCACGTCGCCGATCTGTACGCCGAGGCCCTCGAATCCGGCGGTCCCGCCGCCGCCGCGGAGCTCGTGCCGCAGGCGTGCTTCGCGAAGAACACCGCCGTCGAGTGCGGCGAGTGGGTCGCGAACGAGGCGGTGCAGCTCTTCGGCGGCCACGGCTACATGTCCGAGTACGAGGTCTCGCGCCATTACCGCGACGTCCGCATCCTCGGCATCGGCGGCGGCACCACCCAGATCCTCACCACGCTCGCGGCCAACCGACTCGGCTACAAGTGA
- a CDS encoding HNH endonuclease family protein — MSRRSWLALVLVTATAVFVAIGAYRDRSGAEPGTGPVAPSATVPDGAPLAGVRIVATRERAPQPYRRAAFGKAWTDDQSAPLGHNGCDTRNDVLDRDLTDKTYVRTSTCPRAVATGVLVDPYGGATIRFERGAKTSAKVQIDHVIALAYAWDMGAWSWDDTRRAAFANDPRNLVAVDGPANENKRDSPPGRWMPSNERFHCQYAQQFAFVAREYGLSVDRSSAAVIVQADNLCQP, encoded by the coding sequence CTGTCCCGGCGGTCGTGGCTGGCGCTCGTACTGGTCACGGCCACGGCCGTCTTCGTCGCGATCGGGGCGTACCGGGACCGGTCCGGCGCGGAGCCCGGCACCGGCCCGGTGGCCCCCTCGGCCACGGTGCCCGACGGTGCGCCGCTCGCCGGCGTCCGGATCGTCGCCACCCGGGAGCGCGCCCCGCAGCCCTACCGTCGCGCGGCCTTCGGGAAGGCGTGGACGGACGACCAGTCGGCGCCGCTCGGGCACAACGGCTGCGACACCCGCAACGACGTGCTGGACCGCGACCTGACGGACAAGACCTACGTCCGCACCTCGACGTGCCCCCGCGCAGTCGCCACGGGAGTGCTGGTCGACCCGTACGGCGGCGCGACGATCCGGTTCGAGCGCGGCGCGAAGACCTCGGCCAAGGTGCAGATCGACCACGTCATCGCGCTGGCCTACGCCTGGGACATGGGCGCCTGGTCGTGGGACGACACCAGACGCGCCGCGTTCGCCAACGATCCGAGGAATCTCGTCGCGGTGGACGGGCCGGCGAACGAGAACAAGCGCGACTCTCCCCCGGGCCGCTGGATGCCGTCCAACGAGCGCTTCCACTGCCAGTACGCGCAGCAGTTCGCGTTCGTCGCCCGCGAGTACGGCCTGTCCGTCGACCGCTCCTCCGCCGCCGTCATCGTGCAAGCCGACAATCTATGTCAACCGTAG
- a CDS encoding glutamate-5-semialdehyde dehydrogenase, producing MSTPTAQDAELQTATAAVEEAARAARAASKQLITLTTEQKNAALHAAADALLASKDRILAANAEDVERARAAGTEESLIDRLALNAARVDGIASGLRQVAGLPDPIGNVLRGSTLPNGLELRQVAVPLGVVGIVYEARPNVTVDAFGLTLKSGNAVLLRGSSSAASSNAALVAILRESLTASGITPDAVSLLSADSRASVTALIRARGLVDVVIPRGGAGLIAAVVRDATVPTIETGVGNCHIYVHPAADLDMAEEIVLNAKTRRPSVCNTVETVLVDRALADTFLPRLLSTFQAEGVIVHGDENGMVPATETDWADEYLSLDVAVKLVDGLDAAIAHIDHYGTGHTEAIVTGDLAAARAFTTRVDAAAVMVNASTAFTDGEQFGFGAEIGISTQKLHARGPMGLPELTSTKWIAWGDGHVRPR from the coding sequence ATGAGCACGCCCACCGCCCAGGACGCCGAACTGCAGACCGCGACCGCCGCGGTCGAGGAGGCGGCCCGCGCCGCCCGCGCCGCGTCGAAGCAGCTGATCACGCTGACCACCGAGCAGAAGAACGCCGCGCTGCACGCCGCCGCCGACGCGCTGCTGGCGAGCAAGGACCGCATCCTCGCCGCGAACGCCGAGGACGTCGAACGGGCCCGCGCCGCCGGCACCGAGGAGTCGCTCATCGACCGGCTCGCCCTCAACGCGGCTCGCGTGGACGGCATCGCGTCGGGCCTGCGGCAGGTCGCCGGCCTGCCGGACCCGATCGGGAACGTGCTACGCGGCTCCACGCTGCCCAACGGCCTCGAGCTGCGACAGGTGGCCGTGCCGCTCGGCGTCGTGGGCATCGTCTACGAGGCCCGGCCCAACGTCACCGTCGACGCCTTCGGGCTCACGCTCAAGTCCGGCAATGCCGTGCTGCTGCGCGGCTCGAGTTCGGCGGCCTCGTCGAACGCCGCCCTCGTGGCGATCCTGCGCGAGTCCCTCACGGCGAGCGGCATCACGCCCGACGCGGTCTCGCTGCTCTCCGCCGACTCCCGGGCCAGCGTGACCGCGCTGATCCGAGCCCGCGGCCTGGTCGACGTGGTCATCCCTCGCGGCGGCGCCGGACTCATCGCGGCCGTGGTGCGCGACGCGACCGTGCCGACCATCGAGACGGGCGTCGGCAACTGCCACATCTACGTCCACCCCGCGGCCGACCTCGACATGGCCGAGGAGATCGTGCTCAACGCCAAGACGCGCCGGCCCAGCGTCTGCAACACCGTCGAGACCGTGCTGGTCGATCGCGCGCTCGCCGACACCTTCCTGCCCCGCCTCCTGAGCACCTTCCAGGCCGAGGGCGTGATCGTGCACGGCGACGAGAACGGCATGGTGCCCGCCACCGAGACCGACTGGGCCGACGAATACCTCAGCCTGGACGTCGCGGTGAAGCTGGTCGACGGGCTGGACGCCGCGATCGCGCACATCGACCACTACGGCACCGGGCACACCGAAGCCATCGTCACCGGCGACCTCGCGGCGGCCCGCGCCTTCACCACCCGCGTCGACGCCGCCGCCGTGATGGTCAACGCGTCCACCGCGTTCACCGACGGCGAGCAGTTCGGGTTCGGTGCGGAGATCGGGATCTCCACGCAGAAGCTCCACGCCCGCGGCCCGATGGGGCTCCCGGAACTGACCTCCACCAAGTGGATCGCGTGGGGCGACGGGCACGTCCGGCCCCGGTAA
- a CDS encoding acyclic terpene utilization AtuA family protein: MTRTISIANVSGFYGDRAAAIGEMLAGPRVDYITGDYLAELTMLILGRDRLKDADLGYAKTFLRHLTPHLGLLAERGTKVVVNAGGLNPGGLAAAVEKAVAEAGVDLAVGWVDGDDLVARSADLGVPNAVTANAYLGAFGIADCLAAGADIVITGRVTDASVILGPAIAEFGWQRTDFDALAGAVAAGHIIECGTQATGGNYAFFDRHPIEQLLHPGFPIAEIAADGSFAITKQPGTGGVVEVGTVTAQLLYEVTGQRYANPDVTLRLDSMSLAQDGPDRVTVTGVRGEAPSTTTKVATTTLGGFRNEIAFLLTGIDVERKAALLEAQLRDALDRTGGAPSDLQFRLARTDHPDAPTEAAASATLTVVAWDADPNRVGRAFSSAAVELALATYPGASPMAPPSSGGPYGVYRAVYVPNGDVPHRAHRPDGTVVDIAPPEVVQELVTDPSQPGEDTVRPVGPTVRVPLGTVFGARSGDKGGSANVGVWAESDAGYEWLRSNLTEQALRELLPEAADLPVRRYELPNLKALNFVIEDLLGKGVAHGYRFDPQAKGVGEWLRGRYVDLPTGLLPAGHTTKEIA; encoded by the coding sequence ATGACCCGCACCATCAGCATCGCCAACGTCTCCGGCTTCTACGGCGACCGCGCCGCGGCGATCGGCGAGATGCTCGCCGGCCCGCGCGTCGACTACATCACCGGCGACTACCTCGCCGAGCTCACCATGCTCATCCTCGGCCGCGACCGGCTCAAGGACGCGGACCTCGGCTACGCCAAGACCTTCCTGCGGCACCTCACCCCCCACCTCGGCCTGCTCGCCGAGCGCGGCACCAAGGTCGTCGTCAATGCCGGCGGCCTCAACCCGGGCGGCCTCGCGGCCGCGGTCGAGAAGGCCGTCGCGGAGGCCGGCGTCGACCTCGCCGTGGGGTGGGTCGACGGTGACGACCTCGTCGCCCGGTCCGCCGACCTCGGCGTGCCGAACGCCGTGACCGCCAACGCCTACCTCGGTGCGTTCGGCATCGCCGATTGCCTCGCCGCGGGCGCCGACATCGTGATCACCGGCCGGGTCACCGACGCCTCCGTCATCCTCGGCCCGGCCATCGCCGAATTCGGCTGGCAGCGCACCGACTTCGACGCTCTCGCCGGCGCCGTCGCCGCGGGCCACATCATCGAGTGCGGCACGCAGGCCACGGGAGGCAACTACGCCTTCTTCGACCGTCACCCGATCGAGCAGCTGCTGCACCCCGGCTTCCCCATCGCCGAGATCGCCGCCGACGGCTCCTTCGCCATCACCAAGCAGCCCGGCACGGGCGGCGTGGTGGAGGTGGGCACCGTCACGGCGCAACTGCTCTACGAGGTCACGGGCCAGCGGTACGCGAACCCCGACGTGACGCTGCGGCTCGACTCCATGTCCCTCGCCCAGGACGGCCCGGACCGGGTGACCGTCACGGGCGTGCGCGGCGAGGCGCCGTCGACCACGACCAAGGTCGCGACCACCACGCTCGGCGGCTTCCGCAACGAGATCGCCTTCCTGCTCACCGGGATCGACGTCGAGCGCAAGGCCGCACTGCTGGAGGCACAGCTCCGCGACGCGCTCGACCGGACCGGCGGCGCACCGTCGGACCTGCAGTTCCGCCTGGCGCGCACCGATCATCCCGACGCCCCCACCGAGGCCGCGGCGTCGGCCACGCTGACGGTGGTCGCGTGGGACGCCGATCCGAACCGTGTCGGCCGCGCCTTCAGCTCCGCCGCCGTGGAACTCGCGCTCGCCACGTACCCCGGTGCCTCCCCGATGGCCCCGCCGTCGAGCGGCGGCCCCTACGGTGTGTACCGCGCGGTCTACGTACCGAACGGTGACGTCCCCCACCGCGCCCACCGGCCCGACGGCACCGTCGTCGACATCGCGCCGCCCGAGGTCGTCCAGGAGCTCGTCACGGATCCGTCCCAGCCGGGCGAGGACACGGTGCGCCCCGTCGGCCCGACGGTCCGCGTCCCGCTCGGCACGGTCTTCGGCGCGCGCAGCGGCGACAAGGGCGGCAGCGCGAACGTCGGCGTCTGGGCGGAGTCCGATGCGGGGTACGAATGGCTCCGCAGTAACCTGACCGAACAGGCTCTGCGCGAACTCCTTCCGGAGGCCGCGGACCTTCCCGTCCGCCGCTACGAACTGCCCAACCTCAAGGCCCTCAACTTCGTCATCGAGGATCTGCTCGGCAAGGGCGTCGCCCACGGCTACCGGTTCGACCCGCAGGCCAAGGGCGTCGGCGAGTGGCTGCGGGGCCGCTACGTCGACCTGCCCACCGGCCTGCTCCCCGCCGGCCACACCACGAAGGAGATCGCATGA
- a CDS encoding tetratricopeptide repeat protein, producing MLVLLERGIDVRSSISVDGDAAEDLRDSHVVDFAVRDKEGSLLEIHQVKSTIKSDESAYSPADAIRVLTRMIRNESARLYVLTTNARPSLGLAELVEALKSFRTGEIGGDDLVVRLREICWRSPAALQHIDRVEADDLVQRFSLCEIEARSESETDVSARILDRVSSWRRSIQLPLGQRAGGVLCGYLENAVFKRGASHGSGLDSSSMTFEEFCRELAMASEIIADVVSLREYGDGIFAVPPASGVLRTREMTLLEDRLLAGGKSSIGPKRCALVGKSGIGKTRLAAMYCHRNRALYDRIVWIDAESDSSIVSSLARSKIFSDLVSTESSSRESAPHVSERFRSRIDDTPGRWLLVLDNAVSFGAIEKWIPRHSDIHVVFTSINARDWGSTQPIEVRRFERHESVQLLLASVVDDGCEIESGQIESAADAVCDLLGDWPLAIRVAAASLGTRGRLITHCDLYRDEIDRYRLLADDELERDGYDKPLLAALHIAVDGVLSRSYERAISDSGEVASEFAAVCSVLAPTAIPAKMVYEAATTDLSVLIDTSRSPATDVDEYSLLRTINSLRTASLINDSVEVDARSNVGALSDRYDMNEIVQHVIRQKFDLYVVVEQVGGFVSHWIAHYMDHDSIRFALEVEPHAEALLTRLHQLSDPPNLCALLAGNLAHLYHKQGRYDDAERLLNDELNWLEAKERPHLVSLCKTHQQLATVLLNRGDDRSAVVEHLIQSLEAMNGEVARSGWDWDGGGVAASIVDIVGMLERRISAERPGGRGSEREIILSIRAEAIAAMKRFGFASPFLIEYSSIQRDLEVGDYPAVLDKCRQVRQSLKLTSEQRVEVDLCEIEALAYTSNYSKLEECVGDLKVRLDLEPNVHAEAAASILDCVQALIVPGILGGVSSKLACRTLLGLANGMRLNDFDRYCSKIFTCCLERWLGNRDAFREQRNEVALLDPVAPGQRRRVGPGIPDMPKMLRDYAMTDPEPVARRQFQLTMLDWMLKLEQNRN from the coding sequence ATGCTGGTTCTGCTTGAACGAGGAATTGATGTGCGGTCGTCAATTTCGGTTGACGGTGACGCCGCAGAAGATCTTCGAGATTCACATGTTGTGGACTTTGCCGTCCGCGACAAGGAGGGATCTCTCCTGGAGATTCATCAAGTCAAGTCGACAATAAAGAGTGACGAGAGTGCGTACTCGCCCGCGGATGCGATTCGAGTTCTCACGCGAATGATTCGTAACGAATCCGCGCGCCTATACGTATTGACGACCAACGCGCGCCCGAGTTTGGGGCTGGCGGAATTGGTAGAAGCGCTGAAGAGTTTCCGAACGGGCGAAATCGGTGGGGACGACCTTGTCGTCCGACTCAGGGAGATTTGTTGGAGATCGCCGGCCGCATTGCAACATATCGATCGCGTTGAGGCTGACGACCTTGTCCAGCGGTTCTCGCTTTGCGAGATTGAGGCCCGATCCGAATCGGAGACAGACGTATCAGCACGGATTCTGGACCGTGTCTCATCGTGGAGAAGATCTATACAACTCCCATTGGGGCAACGCGCAGGAGGGGTTCTTTGCGGATACCTCGAGAATGCTGTGTTCAAACGCGGCGCGTCCCACGGTTCGGGGCTGGATTCGAGTTCGATGACATTCGAGGAATTTTGTCGAGAGCTCGCAATGGCGAGCGAGATTATCGCAGATGTAGTCTCGCTCAGGGAATATGGAGACGGAATTTTTGCTGTACCTCCGGCGAGTGGGGTTTTGCGGACGCGAGAGATGACGTTGCTTGAAGATCGTCTACTTGCGGGCGGAAAATCTAGCATAGGCCCCAAGCGGTGTGCGTTGGTCGGGAAGTCTGGAATCGGCAAGACACGCCTGGCGGCGATGTACTGTCATCGAAACCGTGCCCTCTATGACAGGATCGTTTGGATAGACGCTGAATCGGATTCCTCGATCGTTAGCTCGCTGGCACGATCGAAAATCTTCTCCGATCTGGTTTCAACCGAATCGTCGAGTAGAGAATCAGCGCCGCACGTTTCAGAAAGATTCCGGTCCCGCATTGATGACACACCGGGGCGTTGGCTGTTGGTACTTGATAACGCTGTATCGTTCGGGGCTATTGAAAAATGGATACCGCGGCATAGCGATATTCATGTCGTGTTCACGTCTATCAATGCCAGAGATTGGGGCTCGACACAGCCGATTGAGGTGCGCCGATTCGAGCGGCATGAGTCCGTCCAACTGCTTCTCGCCAGCGTTGTTGATGATGGGTGTGAGATCGAAAGCGGCCAGATTGAATCTGCCGCGGATGCTGTATGCGATCTATTAGGTGATTGGCCGCTGGCGATTAGAGTTGCGGCCGCAAGCCTCGGCACACGGGGGCGTTTGATAACACACTGTGACCTCTATCGCGATGAGATCGACAGATATCGCTTGTTGGCGGACGATGAGCTGGAACGCGACGGATATGATAAGCCTCTACTTGCTGCGCTACATATCGCTGTTGACGGCGTTCTAAGCAGATCCTACGAGCGTGCCATCAGTGACTCCGGCGAGGTTGCCTCCGAGTTTGCAGCTGTCTGTTCCGTTCTAGCTCCGACAGCGATTCCTGCTAAGATGGTGTATGAGGCCGCCACGACCGATCTGAGTGTGCTTATTGATACTTCGCGGAGTCCGGCGACCGATGTCGATGAGTACAGTCTACTGCGCACGATCAATTCGCTGCGGACCGCGTCACTAATCAACGATTCAGTTGAGGTCGATGCTCGTAGCAATGTGGGCGCGCTTTCTGATCGATACGACATGAATGAGATTGTGCAGCATGTTATTCGACAGAAGTTCGACCTCTATGTCGTCGTCGAACAAGTCGGAGGATTTGTTTCCCATTGGATTGCGCATTACATGGATCACGACTCGATAAGGTTCGCGCTGGAAGTGGAGCCGCACGCTGAGGCGCTATTGACTAGGCTTCATCAATTGTCCGATCCCCCGAATCTCTGCGCGCTGTTGGCCGGGAACCTTGCGCATTTGTACCATAAGCAAGGGCGCTATGACGACGCTGAGCGACTTCTGAATGATGAATTAAACTGGCTTGAAGCGAAGGAGCGACCTCATCTGGTGTCGCTGTGCAAGACCCATCAACAGCTTGCTACGGTTCTTCTGAACCGCGGCGACGATCGGTCAGCGGTAGTTGAACATCTCATCCAGTCGCTGGAGGCTATGAACGGCGAAGTGGCCAGGTCGGGATGGGATTGGGATGGCGGTGGTGTAGCGGCAAGTATCGTCGATATCGTTGGAATGCTTGAAAGGCGCATCTCTGCGGAACGGCCAGGAGGTCGGGGCTCGGAGCGGGAAATTATCCTCTCGATCCGCGCCGAGGCAATTGCGGCAATGAAGAGATTTGGATTTGCTAGCCCGTTTCTGATCGAGTACAGCTCGATTCAACGCGATCTAGAGGTTGGCGATTATCCGGCGGTCCTTGACAAGTGTCGTCAGGTTCGACAGTCGCTAAAACTAACCAGTGAACAAAGAGTTGAAGTTGATCTGTGTGAGATTGAGGCTTTGGCGTACACCTCGAACTATTCCAAGCTGGAGGAATGTGTAGGTGACCTGAAGGTACGCCTAGATCTGGAACCCAACGTTCACGCCGAGGCTGCAGCAAGCATTCTCGACTGCGTTCAAGCTCTGATTGTGCCCGGCATTCTTGGAGGGGTGTCGTCGAAATTGGCCTGCCGGACTCTGTTGGGTCTCGCGAACGGGATGCGCTTGAATGACTTTGATCGCTATTGCTCAAAGATCTTCACATGCTGTTTGGAACGTTGGCTGGGGAATCGCGACGCATTCCGTGAACAGAGGAACGAGGTTGCGCTGCTGGATCCCGTGGCCCCTGGTCAGCGTCGTCGTGTCGGGCCTGGCATCCCCGACATGCCTAAGATGCTCCGAGATTACGCGATGACGGATCCCGAGCCAGTGGCAAGGCGGCAGTTTCAGCTGACAATGCTCGACTGGATGCTCAAACTTGAACAGAACCGGAACTAG
- a CDS encoding AAA family ATPase: protein MTTPAPTALFTSVDDVAAALRETGYIPSVATATAVFLADRLGKPLLVEGPAGVGKTELARACAQASAARFVRLQCYEGIDEARALYEWNHAKQILRIQSSGGDGDWDDTKQDVFSEEFLLPRPLLQAVREGGPSVLLIDEADKADLEFEGLLLEVLSDYAVTVPELGTIVAERKPLVFLTSNATRELSEALKRRCLYLHIDFPDAELELSIIRSRVPDLPTEVAQQLLRVISTLRGLDLKKKPSVSETLDWCRTLLALGVTGSASGSIDKAALRSTLGVVLKHQVDIETAAAALGLS, encoded by the coding sequence ATCACGACCCCCGCGCCCACCGCGTTGTTCACCAGCGTCGACGACGTCGCCGCGGCACTGCGCGAGACCGGCTACATCCCGTCGGTCGCCACCGCCACGGCCGTCTTCCTCGCCGACAGACTGGGCAAGCCGCTCCTCGTGGAGGGCCCCGCCGGCGTCGGAAAGACCGAGCTGGCCCGCGCCTGCGCCCAGGCCAGCGCCGCCCGCTTCGTCCGCCTGCAGTGCTACGAGGGCATCGACGAGGCCCGCGCCCTGTACGAGTGGAACCACGCCAAGCAGATCCTGCGCATCCAGTCCTCCGGCGGCGACGGCGACTGGGACGACACCAAGCAGGACGTCTTCTCCGAGGAGTTCCTCCTCCCGCGCCCGCTCCTGCAGGCGGTGCGGGAGGGCGGACCGTCGGTCCTGCTCATCGACGAGGCCGACAAGGCCGATCTCGAGTTCGAGGGGCTGCTGCTGGAGGTCCTCTCGGACTACGCGGTGACGGTGCCCGAACTGGGCACCATCGTCGCCGAGCGCAAGCCGCTGGTCTTCCTCACCTCGAACGCCACCCGTGAGCTGTCGGAGGCGCTCAAGCGCCGCTGCCTGTACCTGCACATCGACTTCCCGGACGCCGAGCTGGAACTGTCGATCATCCGCAGCCGCGTTCCCGACCTGCCGACCGAGGTCGCGCAGCAGTTGCTGCGCGTCATCTCGACGCTGCGCGGTCTCGATCTGAAGAAGAAGCCGTCCGTCTCGGAGACGCTCGACTGGTGCCGCACCCTGCTCGCGCTCGGCGTGACCGGCAGCGCCAGCGGGTCCATCGACAAGGCGGCCCTCCGCTCGACGCTCGGCGTGGTGCTCAAGCACCAGGTCGACATCGAGACCGCCGCGGCGGCGCTGGGCCTGTCATGA
- a CDS encoding SRPBCC family protein: protein MAINESLEFDIDAPVSLVLDTLADVEALPDWSSAHSNVKVVERDANGRPSVVDASVGLMMFSDNLTFDYVFTDVSCKWDTRNEGTAVRSQGGIYELAPKGDDQTHVKVTMYLDPKVKAPGFVVKKGIKLAMDIIKNGLTKEVLKRKAAA, encoded by the coding sequence ATGGCAATCAACGAGTCCCTCGAATTCGACATCGACGCGCCGGTTTCGCTGGTGCTGGACACCCTCGCGGACGTCGAGGCGCTGCCGGACTGGTCGTCGGCGCACAGCAACGTCAAGGTCGTCGAGCGCGACGCGAACGGCCGCCCGAGCGTGGTCGACGCCTCCGTCGGCCTCATGATGTTCAGCGACAACCTCACCTTCGACTACGTCTTCACCGACGTCAGCTGCAAGTGGGACACCCGCAACGAGGGCACCGCCGTGCGCAGCCAGGGCGGCATCTACGAGCTCGCACCCAAGGGCGACGATCAGACCCACGTCAAGGTCACCATGTACCTCGATCCCAAGGTCAAGGCGCCCGGATTCGTGGTGAAGAAGGGCATCAAGCTGGCGATGGACATCATCAAGAACGGCCTCACCAAGGAGGTCCTCAAGCGCAAGGCCGCGGCCTGA
- a CDS encoding TIGR03084 family metal-binding protein: MPTSAPVFDALESTSAAVAAIADSLPDWSIATPAEGWTVAHQVAHLTWTDEVSLVAATDPDGFAAILKDAMADPMGFVDAGAAELATDPDLRARWDRGRAALAVALREADPGTPLPWFGPPMRPATMANARLMETWAHGLDIADAAGTELDAPEALPHVAKIAYKTRDFAYTVNGETPPAEPFDVFLVAADGAEITFGPGDAAQRVTGSLEDFCRLATQRINVADTDLVATGADAAHWLTIAQCFAGAPGTGRAPQEGRP, translated from the coding sequence GTGCCCACTTCAGCCCCCGTGTTCGACGCGCTCGAGTCCACCTCGGCCGCCGTCGCCGCCATCGCGGATTCGCTTCCCGACTGGTCGATCGCCACGCCCGCCGAGGGCTGGACCGTCGCCCACCAGGTCGCCCACCTGACCTGGACCGACGAGGTCTCGCTCGTCGCCGCCACCGACCCCGACGGCTTCGCCGCGATCCTGAAGGACGCGATGGCGGACCCGATGGGTTTCGTCGACGCCGGCGCCGCCGAGCTGGCCACGGACCCGGACCTCCGCGCGCGCTGGGACCGCGGTCGCGCCGCCCTCGCCGTCGCGCTCCGCGAGGCGGACCCCGGCACGCCGCTCCCCTGGTTCGGCCCGCCCATGCGGCCCGCCACCATGGCGAACGCCCGCCTCATGGAGACCTGGGCGCACGGCCTCGACATCGCCGACGCGGCCGGCACCGAACTGGACGCACCCGAGGCGCTCCCCCACGTCGCGAAGATCGCCTACAAGACCCGCGACTTCGCGTACACGGTGAACGGCGAGACGCCGCCGGCCGAGCCCTTCGACGTCTTCCTCGTCGCCGCCGACGGCGCGGAGATCACCTTCGGCCCCGGCGATGCCGCACAGCGCGTCACCGGCTCACTCGAGGACTTCTGCCGCCTCGCGACGCAGCGCATCAACGTCGCCGACACCGATCTCGTCGCCACGGGTGCGGACGCCGCCCACTGGCTCACCATCGCGCAGTGCTTCGCCGGCGCCCCCGGCACCGGCCGCGCCCCGCAGGAGGGACGTCCATGA
- a CDS encoding SRPBCC family protein, with translation MAIKEKVEFEIDAPAALAYATLLDVESLPEWSSSHKRVTVVERDAEGDPRVVEVEAGMVGISDSMRFRYEFTPVTRVAWQSESEGVAVRSQGGYYQLTPVGDDKVHVLCEMNIALKIKLPGFVVRKGVKMSAEIASKGFSKEVLKRKAAR, from the coding sequence ATGGCAATCAAGGAGAAGGTCGAGTTCGAGATCGATGCGCCCGCCGCGCTCGCCTACGCGACGCTGCTGGACGTCGAATCGCTTCCCGAGTGGTCGTCGTCGCACAAGCGGGTGACGGTCGTCGAGCGCGATGCGGAGGGGGACCCGCGGGTCGTCGAGGTCGAGGCCGGCATGGTCGGCATCAGCGACTCGATGCGGTTCCGCTACGAGTTCACACCCGTGACCAGGGTCGCCTGGCAGTCGGAGAGCGAGGGCGTCGCCGTGCGCTCCCAGGGCGGGTACTACCAGCTCACGCCGGTCGGTGACGACAAAGTGCACGTCCTGTGCGAGATGAACATCGCCCTCAAGATCAAGCTGCCCGGCTTCGTCGTGCGCAAGGGTGTGAAGATGAGTGCAGAGATCGCGTCGAAGGGCTTCTCGAAGGAGGTCCTCAAACGGAAGGCTGCACGCTGA